The following are encoded together in the Desulfovibrio sp. Huiquan2017 genome:
- a CDS encoding AMP-binding protein, with translation MFTKEEYAGYKDFCERYTPECPDDFNFAFDVLDAKDPKTLALIHVDDDYNRRDLDFGYFQESSSRLANALVAKGVKKGDRVMLILYRRVEYWVTMLALHRIGAVPIPSPSLLTRKDIRERVNYAGISMIVCEDSIVERVDRARPDCPGLVRLVQVGGTAENGWTDYDGLLASGDAHFPRTPDSPGGNDPMVIFFSSGTTGLPKMVLHNHKYAASHYTTGALWHDLEEGDIHLTVSDTGWGKSVWGKFYGQWMAGAIIFVWDFRGKFHPGDLLKVVADNKVTTFCAPPTIYRFLVREDLSQYDLSSLRHCTTAGELLNDSVFHAWQKAVGMPIFEGYGQTETTLQVATFKFMEPKPGSIGKPVPGWDIALMDEEGNKVPQGEEGEICINIDSPVLGLFDSYMDEPEKTACVKCHGWYHTGDKAWADEDGYLWFMGRTDDLIKSSGYRIGPFEVESALVAHEAVIEAAVTGLPDDVRGQIVKATVVLAPGYEGDEALTKQLQAFVRELTAPYKYPRVIEYVDELPKTISGKIKRKEIREADLARLAK, from the coding sequence ACGACTACAACCGGCGCGATCTCGATTTCGGCTATTTCCAGGAATCCTCCTCCCGGCTGGCCAACGCTCTGGTCGCCAAGGGCGTGAAAAAGGGCGATCGGGTCATGCTCATCCTCTACCGCCGGGTGGAATATTGGGTGACCATGCTCGCCCTGCACCGCATCGGCGCGGTGCCCATCCCGTCCCCGTCCCTGCTGACCCGCAAGGACATCCGCGAGCGCGTCAACTACGCGGGCATTTCCATGATCGTCTGCGAGGACTCCATCGTGGAGCGCGTGGACCGCGCCCGGCCGGACTGCCCCGGCCTGGTCCGGCTCGTCCAGGTGGGCGGCACGGCCGAAAACGGCTGGACCGATTATGACGGGCTGCTGGCCTCGGGCGACGCGCATTTTCCGCGCACCCCGGACTCCCCCGGCGGCAACGACCCCATGGTCATATTCTTTTCCTCCGGTACCACGGGGCTGCCCAAGATGGTCCTGCACAACCACAAATACGCCGCGTCCCACTACACCACCGGCGCATTGTGGCACGACCTGGAAGAGGGCGACATCCACCTGACCGTGTCCGACACGGGCTGGGGCAAGTCGGTCTGGGGCAAGTTCTACGGCCAGTGGATGGCCGGGGCGATCATCTTCGTCTGGGATTTCCGGGGCAAGTTCCATCCCGGCGACCTGCTCAAGGTCGTGGCCGATAACAAGGTGACCACCTTTTGCGCGCCGCCGACCATATACCGCTTCCTGGTGCGCGAGGACCTGTCGCAATACGACCTCTCCAGCCTGCGGCATTGCACCACGGCGGGCGAATTGCTCAACGACTCGGTTTTCCATGCCTGGCAAAAGGCGGTGGGCATGCCCATCTTCGAGGGGTATGGGCAGACCGAGACCACCCTGCAGGTGGCCACCTTCAAGTTCATGGAGCCCAAGCCCGGCTCCATCGGCAAGCCCGTGCCCGGCTGGGATATCGCGCTCATGGACGAGGAGGGCAACAAAGTGCCCCAGGGCGAGGAAGGCGAGATCTGCATCAACATCGACTCACCCGTGCTCGGCCTGTTCGACTCGTACATGGACGAACCGGAAAAGACCGCCTGCGTCAAATGCCACGGTTGGTATCACACCGGCGACAAGGCCTGGGCCGACGAAGACGGCTACCTCTGGTTCATGGGCCGCACTGACGACCTGATCAAGTCCTCGGGTTACCGCATCGGACCGTTCGAAGTGGAGTCCGCCCTGGTGGCCCACGAGGCGGTCATCGAGGCCGCCGTGACCGGCCTGCCCGACGACGTGCGCGGCCAGATCGTCAAGGCCACGGTCGTTCTCGCTCCCGGCTACGAAGGCGACGAGGCGCTGACCAAGCAGCTCCAGGCGTTCGTCCGCGAATTGACCGCGCCGTACAAATACCCGCGCGTCATCGAATACGTGGACGAACTTCCCAAGACCATCTCCGGCAAGATCAAGCGCAAGGAAATCCGCGAGGCCGACCTCGCCCGGTTGGCTAAGTAG